In Streptomyces thermolilacinus SPC6, a single genomic region encodes these proteins:
- the pglW gene encoding BREX system serine/threonine kinase PglW encodes MREGRWVTVTESEFEHERRGLEAIRQKLPDSDPWRAWSNFTFTANTGHVREVDLLVVAPGGLCMIELKDWHGSVTSENGTWVQTTPGGHRRTHGNPLHLVNRKAKELAGLLAQTGARRVWVAEAVCFTDNSLRVRLPAHDQNGVHTVDELVEMLKQPPRDERRRVTAISSREVAAALKSIGIRKSDAQYKVGPYELERKSFDSGETWADYLARHSDLPEAARVRIYLSERGSDASLRQSVENAARREAAVLGRFKHPGVVQLKQYFPSGHAAGPALIFDYHPDTLKLDEYLVRYGEKLDILGRMALVRQLAETMRSAHASRIHHRALAARSVHVVPRPRGRKGQAVGEEAAWLTPQLQISDWQIATQRSGDSSQGQGMTRFAPTALSAMHLSDDADAYLAPELTALSPDPVYLDVYGLGVLTYLLVTGKAPAASQAELLARLEAGEGLRPSSLVDGLSEDVDELVQAATAYRPGQRLSSVDEFLELLEVVEDSLTAPAAAVDGQAEEETGESADKDPLEAVAGDVLAGRWEVRRRLGTGSTSRAFLVRDLEAETRRTRPLAVLKVALSDSRGEILVREAEAMRRLRPHSGIIRLVEPEPLHIAGRTVLALEYVGDERDDDGQGAEGASRPRRREETVARQLREHGRLPVDQLEAYGDYLFGAVDFLEGEGVWHRDIKPDNIAIRIRPNRTRELVLIDFSLAGYPAKNTDAGTEGYLDPFVDVITRGSYDSHAERYAVAVTLHQMASGELPKWGDGSVLPRMTDPKEWPYPTIAAEAFDPAVRDGLVAFFQKALHRDAGKRFPELKPMRDAWRKVFLDASQTVPSSHRSRHTTPAEGTAPAEGAAAGIADAEPETAEQQRDRLAAEVTRDTPLTVSGLTPAAQSFLYGLGLTTVGELLDYSRRKLVNAPGLGAKTRNEVQQRQREWGERLREIPVSPLTAKGRAEAKEELEQLTAAESALVGLLATGESAGALSARTLRSVSLDTLATVFVPAVNNNGSNRNKAEMVRLLLRLPDEHGVLPDIGVWPKQKDVADALGLSHGRIPQMLKDERKRWKAEPAVQALRDEIIDLLESMGRVASAVEIADALAVRRGTHLAGREQRRAMALAAVRAVVEVEQLVPQEAEFQHQPNRKATDESLGAGLLALDVRENDAPDTPTAPGLLDYATRLGRTADRLARLDTLPTAATVLAELGALTVPPGAVDWDERRMVELAAAASVNAAATPRLEIYPRDLSLVRALRLTQAGLVRWIPGVPEGRQPGLTGEDVHERVRVRFPELVVPDGRGGTTHELPTGGPLTKALRDAGFELSLSMREDTGTLRYLPTRVDDASSYLTTGAWRQSTRTGTVTRYADDPQLAGAVRAEERLLASARRDGYRVLTVRQQLVRDAVRELSAERLGARAVSVTELFLEALHGQVTPGTKPTWETLLKADAAEPGSKGAVRFAEYARTAWGSVEPRIAELLGNGGGGGAGPVLLTEAGVFARYDAMGVLDRLASAARRGGRGLWLLVPQNDPSREPRLGQAAVPYQAGLGEWIQLPDTWVGNAHRGSGEVVASGVEGDAK; translated from the coding sequence ATGCGGGAAGGCCGGTGGGTCACGGTCACCGAGTCCGAGTTCGAGCACGAACGCCGCGGCCTGGAGGCGATCCGCCAGAAGCTGCCGGACTCCGACCCCTGGCGGGCCTGGTCGAACTTCACCTTCACCGCGAACACCGGCCACGTCCGCGAGGTCGACCTGCTGGTCGTCGCCCCCGGCGGCCTCTGCATGATCGAGCTGAAGGACTGGCACGGCTCGGTCACCTCCGAGAACGGCACCTGGGTCCAGACCACACCCGGCGGCCACCGCCGCACCCACGGCAACCCGCTGCACCTGGTCAACCGCAAGGCCAAAGAGCTGGCCGGCCTGCTCGCCCAGACCGGCGCCAGGCGGGTCTGGGTCGCCGAGGCCGTCTGTTTCACCGACAACAGCCTCCGCGTCCGGCTGCCCGCCCACGACCAGAACGGCGTCCACACCGTCGACGAGCTGGTCGAGATGCTCAAGCAGCCCCCGCGCGACGAACGCCGTCGCGTCACCGCGATCAGCTCGCGCGAGGTCGCGGCGGCACTGAAGAGCATCGGCATCCGCAAGAGCGACGCCCAGTACAAGGTCGGCCCCTACGAGCTGGAGCGGAAGTCCTTCGACTCCGGGGAGACCTGGGCGGACTACCTGGCCCGCCACAGCGACCTGCCCGAGGCCGCCCGCGTGCGGATCTACCTCAGCGAGCGCGGCTCCGACGCCTCCCTGCGCCAGTCCGTCGAGAACGCCGCCCGGCGCGAGGCCGCGGTGCTGGGCCGGTTCAAGCACCCCGGCGTCGTCCAGCTCAAGCAGTACTTCCCCTCCGGGCACGCCGCCGGCCCCGCGCTGATCTTCGACTACCACCCGGACACCCTGAAGCTGGACGAGTACCTGGTCCGGTACGGGGAGAAGCTGGACATCCTGGGCCGGATGGCGCTGGTGCGCCAGCTCGCCGAGACGATGCGCTCCGCGCACGCCAGCCGCATCCACCACCGCGCGCTCGCCGCCCGCTCCGTCCACGTCGTCCCCCGCCCGCGCGGCCGCAAGGGGCAGGCCGTCGGGGAGGAGGCCGCCTGGCTGACCCCGCAGCTGCAGATCTCCGACTGGCAGATCGCCACCCAGCGCAGCGGCGACTCCTCCCAGGGCCAGGGCATGACCCGGTTCGCGCCGACCGCCCTGTCCGCCATGCACCTGTCCGACGACGCCGACGCCTACCTCGCGCCGGAACTCACCGCCCTCAGCCCCGACCCGGTCTACCTCGACGTGTACGGGCTCGGCGTCCTCACCTACCTGCTGGTCACCGGCAAGGCCCCGGCCGCCAGCCAGGCCGAGCTGCTGGCCCGCCTGGAGGCGGGCGAGGGCCTGCGCCCCAGCTCCCTGGTGGACGGCCTCTCCGAGGACGTGGACGAGCTGGTGCAGGCCGCCACCGCCTACCGGCCCGGCCAGCGCCTCTCCAGCGTCGACGAGTTCCTGGAACTGCTGGAGGTCGTGGAGGACTCCCTCACCGCCCCCGCCGCGGCCGTCGACGGGCAGGCCGAGGAGGAGACCGGGGAGAGCGCCGACAAGGACCCCCTGGAGGCCGTCGCCGGCGACGTGCTCGCCGGCCGGTGGGAGGTCCGCCGCCGCCTCGGCACCGGGTCCACCAGCCGCGCCTTCCTCGTCCGCGACCTGGAGGCGGAGACCCGCAGGACGCGCCCGCTGGCCGTGCTGAAGGTCGCCCTCTCCGACAGCCGCGGCGAGATCCTCGTCCGCGAGGCCGAGGCCATGCGCCGCCTGCGCCCTCACTCCGGCATCATCCGCCTCGTCGAGCCCGAGCCGCTGCACATCGCCGGCCGCACCGTCCTGGCGCTGGAGTACGTCGGCGACGAGCGCGACGACGACGGCCAGGGCGCCGAGGGCGCATCCCGCCCGCGCCGCCGCGAGGAGACCGTCGCCCGCCAGCTCCGCGAGCACGGCCGCCTCCCGGTCGACCAGCTCGAAGCGTACGGTGACTACCTCTTCGGAGCCGTCGACTTCCTGGAGGGCGAGGGCGTCTGGCACCGCGACATCAAGCCGGACAACATCGCCATCCGCATCCGCCCCAACCGCACCCGCGAGCTGGTCCTCATCGACTTCTCGCTGGCCGGCTACCCGGCGAAGAACACCGACGCGGGCACCGAGGGCTACCTCGACCCCTTCGTCGACGTCATCACGCGCGGCTCCTACGACTCGCACGCCGAGCGGTACGCCGTCGCCGTCACCCTGCACCAGATGGCCTCCGGCGAGCTGCCCAAGTGGGGCGACGGCAGCGTCCTGCCGCGCATGACCGACCCGAAGGAGTGGCCGTACCCGACCATCGCGGCCGAGGCCTTCGACCCGGCCGTGCGGGACGGGCTCGTCGCCTTCTTCCAGAAGGCCCTGCACCGCGACGCGGGCAAGCGGTTCCCCGAGCTGAAGCCGATGCGGGACGCCTGGCGCAAGGTCTTCCTCGACGCCTCGCAGACCGTCCCCTCCAGTCACCGCAGCCGCCACACGACGCCCGCCGAGGGAACCGCCCCCGCCGAGGGCGCCGCCGCGGGGATCGCGGACGCCGAACCGGAGACCGCCGAGCAGCAGCGCGACCGCCTCGCCGCCGAGGTCACCCGCGACACCCCGCTGACCGTCTCCGGCCTCACGCCCGCCGCCCAGTCCTTCCTCTACGGCCTGGGCCTGACGACGGTCGGCGAACTCCTCGACTACAGCCGCCGCAAGCTCGTCAACGCCCCCGGCCTCGGCGCCAAGACCCGCAACGAGGTCCAGCAGCGGCAGCGCGAGTGGGGCGAGCGGCTGCGCGAGATCCCCGTCTCCCCGCTCACGGCAAAGGGCCGGGCGGAGGCGAAGGAGGAGCTGGAGCAGCTCACCGCCGCCGAGTCCGCCCTCGTCGGGCTGCTCGCGACGGGCGAGTCGGCGGGCGCGCTGTCCGCCCGCACCCTGCGCTCCGTCAGCCTCGACACCCTCGCCACCGTCTTCGTGCCGGCCGTCAACAACAACGGCTCCAACCGCAACAAGGCGGAGATGGTGCGGCTCCTGCTGCGCCTGCCCGACGAGCACGGCGTCCTGCCGGACATCGGCGTCTGGCCCAAGCAGAAGGACGTCGCCGACGCGCTCGGCCTCAGCCACGGCCGCATCCCGCAGATGCTCAAGGACGAGCGCAAGCGCTGGAAGGCGGAGCCCGCCGTCCAGGCCCTGCGGGACGAGATCATCGACCTGCTGGAGAGCATGGGCCGCGTCGCCTCCGCCGTGGAGATCGCCGACGCCCTCGCCGTCCGCCGCGGCACGCACCTCGCCGGACGCGAGCAGCGCCGCGCGATGGCCCTGGCGGCGGTGCGGGCCGTCGTCGAGGTCGAGCAGCTGGTGCCGCAGGAGGCCGAGTTCCAGCACCAGCCGAACCGCAAGGCGACCGACGAGTCGCTGGGCGCCGGCCTGCTCGCCCTCGACGTGCGCGAGAACGACGCCCCGGACACCCCGACCGCGCCCGGCCTGCTCGACTACGCGACCCGCCTCGGCAGGACGGCCGACCGGCTCGCCCGGCTGGACACCCTGCCGACGGCCGCGACCGTCCTGGCCGAACTGGGCGCGCTGACGGTCCCGCCCGGCGCCGTCGACTGGGACGAGCGGCGCATGGTGGAACTGGCCGCCGCCGCGTCGGTGAACGCCGCCGCCACCCCGCGCCTGGAGATCTACCCGCGCGACCTGTCGCTCGTCCGGGCGCTGCGGCTCACGCAGGCCGGACTCGTCCGCTGGATCCCGGGAGTCCCGGAGGGCCGACAGCCCGGTCTGACCGGCGAGGACGTGCACGAGCGGGTCCGGGTCCGCTTCCCCGAGCTGGTCGTCCCGGACGGACGCGGCGGCACGACCCACGAACTGCCGACCGGCGGCCCGCTCACCAAGGCGCTGCGCGACGCGGGCTTCGAGCTGTCGCTGAGCATGCGGGAGGACACGGGCACGCTGCGCTACCTGCCGACGCGGGTGGACGACGCCTCCAGTTACCTCACGACGGGCGCGTGGCGGCAGTCGACGCGCACGGGCACGGTGACGCGGTACGCGGACGATCCGCAGCTCGCGGGCGCGGTGCGCGCGGAGGAACGGCTCCTCGCCTCGGCCCGCCGGGACGGGTACCGGGTGCTGACCGTACGGCAGCAGCTCGTGCGGGACGCGGTGCGGGAACTGAGTGCCGAACGGCTGGGCGCGCGGGCGGTGTCGGTGACCGAGCTGTTCCTGGAGGCCCTGCACGGACAGGTCACGCCGGGCACCAAGCCGACCTGGGAGACCCTGCTCAAGGCGGACGCCGCCGAGCCGGGCTCGAAGGGCGCGGTGCGGTTCGCGGAGTACGCGCGGACGGCGTGGGGCTCGGTCGAACCCCGGATCGCGGAGCTGCTGGGCAACGGTGGTGGTGGCGGTGCGGGTCCGGTCCTGCTGACGGAGGCCGGGGTGTTCGCCCGGTACGACGCGATGGGCGTCCTGGACCGGCTGGCGTCGGCGGCCCGGCGGGGCGGGCGGGGACTGTGGCTCCTGGTCCCGCAGAACGACCCCTCGCGCGAGCCCCGGCTCGGGCAGGCGGCCGTGCCGTACCAGGCCGGCCTGGGGGAGTGGATCCAGCTTCCGGACACGTGGGTGGGTAACGCTCACCGCGGGTCCGGCGAGGTTGTGGCAAGTGGTGTCGAGGGAGACGCGAAGTGA
- a CDS encoding DUF6408 family protein: MNPVEYKPARRLWLREILVDVAVGVVANLLVAGLAAAARLVL; the protein is encoded by the coding sequence ATGAATCCCGTTGAGTACAAGCCCGCACGTCGTCTCTGGCTCCGCGAGATCCTGGTCGACGTCGCCGTCGGTGTTGTCGCCAACCTTCTGGTGGCGGGCCTGGCTGCGGCAGCGCGCCTGGTCCTGTGA
- a CDS encoding DUF2075 domain-containing protein, giving the protein MLLLKLAARDLLTLNARRRMVPHLAARWRHFRGADASLSERSAWAESLVSLATDLVAAGRGDVEMIVECAATLDEKERPGDPRLIDVVLVGQHPEERRLSVQLVELKRWSTVTRVERAAADMVHVPGMGRKKHPALQLREYYEAFTSARGPLHGLEFECGGFAYLHNATEESVRPLTDVDAPTGAYARVYTSDRREELLADLRSHFADEGGASAAEVLLRGMGLRNTPLLDAMIGSRGEDTVFTLRGRQKVVAEKILATAAKVLPDPERPALVPDERRVIFLVTGGAGTGKSAVGLQLKAELEAQGRTVKYASGSRAFNAALQQHVGYGDREFRDTFAYFSSFVTTPNPPLDVLICDEAHRIRRRSTSIYWPAEKQGTRPQVDELLDASRLTVFFLDEGQSLRPDDVGTVDLIEGAAERYGAHLVRYSLREQFRCGGSDAYIRWVRAMLGLTQEPPEQWTPDGLMHVEVADTPEELERIIRTEAHAGASARMVAGYCWPWTKPLGEEKRLEPDVRIGDWHRPWNADSESFCENGAPPSKIWSVHENGLDQIGCVYTAQGLEWDWCGVIMGEDMVRRDGRWEFRRGKACAGPEPGVKRVAVPGSFDPKVRVRSVDDDDFAQLVRHAYHVLMTRASRATVLYSTDEETRAYLKDLVGDVQLHGLRPTWENLPREARLPHLPRPRRSRRGRKNRNRSSDSGPDLRLF; this is encoded by the coding sequence ATGCTCCTGCTGAAACTGGCTGCGCGGGATCTGCTCACCTTGAACGCGAGGCGTCGTATGGTGCCGCATCTCGCTGCGCGGTGGCGGCACTTCCGAGGCGCTGACGCTTCGCTGTCCGAGCGTTCCGCATGGGCGGAAAGTTTGGTGAGTCTGGCCACGGACCTGGTTGCCGCCGGGCGCGGAGACGTGGAGATGATCGTCGAATGCGCGGCCACCCTCGATGAGAAGGAGCGCCCGGGGGACCCCCGGCTCATCGACGTCGTCCTGGTCGGCCAGCATCCCGAGGAGCGCCGACTGTCCGTGCAACTCGTCGAGTTGAAGCGGTGGTCGACCGTGACCAGGGTCGAACGGGCTGCCGCGGACATGGTTCACGTGCCCGGCATGGGGCGCAAGAAGCACCCGGCTCTGCAACTGCGGGAGTACTACGAGGCGTTCACAAGCGCGAGAGGCCCTCTGCACGGGCTGGAGTTCGAGTGCGGCGGCTTCGCGTACCTGCACAACGCCACGGAGGAGTCGGTTCGGCCACTGACCGATGTGGACGCACCCACCGGAGCGTATGCCCGCGTGTACACGAGCGACCGACGTGAGGAACTTCTGGCCGATCTGCGGAGCCACTTCGCCGACGAAGGCGGGGCCTCGGCGGCCGAGGTACTCCTGCGGGGCATGGGGCTGCGCAACACGCCCCTGCTCGACGCGATGATCGGCTCTCGTGGTGAAGACACGGTCTTCACCCTGCGGGGCAGACAGAAGGTGGTAGCGGAGAAGATTCTGGCCACGGCTGCCAAGGTGCTTCCGGACCCCGAGCGCCCCGCCCTCGTCCCTGACGAGCGACGTGTGATCTTTCTGGTGACGGGTGGTGCCGGTACGGGCAAGAGCGCGGTGGGCCTTCAGCTCAAAGCGGAGCTGGAAGCCCAGGGCCGGACGGTCAAGTACGCTAGCGGCAGCCGCGCGTTCAACGCCGCGCTCCAGCAGCACGTCGGCTACGGCGACCGCGAGTTCAGGGACACCTTCGCCTACTTCAGCAGCTTCGTCACCACACCGAACCCGCCGTTGGACGTGCTGATCTGTGATGAGGCGCACCGCATCCGCAGGCGGTCGACCAGCATCTACTGGCCGGCGGAAAAGCAAGGGACGCGCCCGCAGGTGGACGAGCTGCTTGACGCGTCCCGGCTGACGGTGTTCTTCCTTGACGAGGGTCAGTCCCTACGGCCGGACGATGTGGGTACCGTCGATCTGATCGAGGGGGCGGCCGAGCGATACGGTGCCCACCTCGTGCGCTACAGCCTCCGCGAACAGTTCCGGTGCGGCGGCAGCGACGCCTACATCCGCTGGGTACGCGCCATGCTTGGCCTGACGCAGGAGCCACCCGAGCAGTGGACACCTGACGGGCTGATGCACGTGGAAGTGGCCGACACCCCGGAGGAGCTGGAACGAATCATCCGCACCGAGGCCCATGCCGGCGCGTCCGCACGCATGGTCGCGGGCTACTGCTGGCCATGGACGAAACCGTTGGGCGAGGAGAAGCGGCTGGAACCGGACGTCCGCATCGGCGACTGGCACCGGCCGTGGAACGCGGACAGCGAAAGCTTCTGCGAGAACGGGGCGCCCCCGTCGAAGATCTGGTCCGTGCATGAGAACGGACTCGATCAGATCGGCTGCGTCTACACTGCGCAGGGCCTTGAGTGGGACTGGTGCGGCGTGATCATGGGTGAGGACATGGTGCGCCGCGACGGCCGGTGGGAGTTCCGCCGGGGCAAGGCCTGCGCTGGCCCGGAACCGGGGGTCAAGCGCGTCGCCGTACCGGGATCGTTCGACCCCAAGGTGCGAGTCCGCAGTGTGGACGACGACGATTTCGCGCAGCTCGTACGTCACGCCTACCACGTGCTCATGACCCGGGCGAGCCGCGCGACGGTGCTGTACTCCACGGACGAGGAGACGCGGGCCTATCTCAAGGATCTCGTCGGTGACGTCCAACTCCACGGGCTGCGTCCCACGTGGGAGAACCTGCCGCGGGAGGCGCGCCTACCGCACCTTCCCCGGCCCCGCAGGTCCCGGCGCGGCCGAAAGAACCGGAACCGGTCGAGCGATTCCGGACCGGACCTGCGTCTGTTCTGA
- a CDS encoding daunorubicin resistance protein DrrA family ABC transporter ATP-binding protein: protein MTLAIQAEGLVKRYGSHTALAGVDLSVPAGTILGVLGPNGAGKTTTVRILSTLLRPDEGRATIAGYDLLRQPVAVRRRIGLTGQYASVDEELTGFENLVLIGRLLEMSRADARARAAELLERFSLTDAGGRPVKTYSGGMRRRADLATSLVGRPEVLYLDEPTTGLDPRSRNEVWNIVQGLANDGVSVLLTTQYLEEADRLADRITVIDQGRVVAEGRADELKKRTGGQTLQVRPADPRDVPEVVRILGMLTEAVPTADPDTGLITTLADDTVLLSALVRRLDEAAIAVDELALRLPSLDDVFLSLTGKPAAENTEGTPEPTIERSTV, encoded by the coding sequence ATGACACTCGCAATCCAGGCAGAAGGCCTGGTGAAGCGGTACGGATCGCACACGGCGCTCGCCGGTGTCGATCTGTCCGTACCAGCCGGGACGATTCTCGGCGTGCTCGGCCCCAACGGCGCGGGCAAGACGACGACCGTACGCATCCTCTCCACCCTGCTGCGTCCCGACGAGGGCCGCGCCACCATCGCCGGGTACGACCTGCTGCGCCAGCCGGTCGCGGTGCGCCGGAGGATCGGGCTGACCGGGCAGTACGCGTCGGTCGACGAGGAGCTCACCGGCTTCGAGAACCTCGTGCTGATCGGGCGGCTGCTGGAGATGTCGAGGGCCGACGCCCGGGCCCGCGCGGCGGAGCTGCTGGAGCGGTTCTCGCTCACCGACGCCGGGGGGCGCCCCGTCAAGACGTACTCGGGCGGCATGCGGCGCCGCGCCGACCTGGCCACCAGCCTGGTGGGCCGTCCGGAGGTGCTCTACCTGGACGAGCCGACCACCGGCCTCGACCCGCGCAGCCGCAACGAGGTGTGGAACATCGTCCAGGGCCTCGCCAACGACGGTGTCTCCGTGCTGCTGACCACGCAGTACCTGGAGGAGGCCGACCGGCTCGCCGACCGGATCACCGTCATCGACCAGGGCCGTGTGGTGGCCGAGGGCCGGGCCGACGAGCTGAAGAAGCGCACCGGCGGCCAGACCCTCCAGGTGCGGCCCGCCGACCCCCGGGACGTACCCGAGGTGGTGCGCATCCTCGGGATGCTCACCGAGGCCGTCCCCACCGCCGACCCCGACACGGGTCTGATCACCACCCTCGCCGACGACACGGTGCTGCTGTCCGCGCTGGTGCGCCGACTGGACGAGGCGGCCATCGCGGTGGACGAGCTCGCGCTGCGGCTGCCGAGCCTCGACGACGTGTTCCTGTCCCTCACCGGCAAGCCGGCCGCGGAGAACACCGAGGGCACCCCCGAACCGACCATCGAGCGGAGCACGGTATGA
- a CDS encoding ABC transporter permease, whose translation MSVVADPAASLRIGPMRGFKHSLTLAARNIRYILRSPATLVDTIIQPVLFLVVFALLFGGEIAGDWQAYLQPLVPGLMVQIILYASAGTGLALNTDVVKGVFDRFRSLPIARSAPLVGAVIGDVVRYALALVVLLALAFAMGFRVRTGPVEVLLAMVLTIGVGLTMCWLSVLIGMAAKSPQAVPGITMALVLPLTFGSNIFASPDTMPGWLQWWVGVNPVSHFVDATRALTLGGDASGPVMMSLIWMAVLFAVLFPLAVRTYARRTR comes from the coding sequence ATGAGCGTCGTCGCCGATCCGGCCGCGTCCCTGCGCATCGGCCCGATGCGCGGCTTCAAGCACAGCCTCACCCTCGCCGCGCGGAACATCCGCTACATCCTGCGGTCCCCGGCCACGCTGGTGGACACGATCATCCAGCCGGTGCTGTTCCTCGTGGTCTTCGCGCTGCTGTTCGGCGGCGAGATCGCCGGTGACTGGCAGGCGTACCTCCAGCCGCTGGTGCCCGGCCTGATGGTGCAGATCATCCTGTACGCCAGCGCGGGCACCGGGCTCGCCCTGAACACCGACGTCGTCAAGGGGGTGTTCGACCGCTTCCGCAGCCTGCCCATCGCGCGCTCCGCCCCGCTGGTCGGCGCCGTCATCGGCGACGTGGTGCGCTACGCCCTGGCGCTGGTCGTCCTGCTGGCGCTCGCCTTCGCGATGGGCTTCCGGGTCAGGACCGGCCCGGTCGAGGTGCTGCTCGCGATGGTGCTGACCATCGGCGTCGGCCTCACCATGTGCTGGCTGTCCGTGCTGATCGGCATGGCCGCGAAGAGCCCGCAGGCGGTGCCGGGCATCACCATGGCCCTGGTGCTCCCGCTGACCTTCGGCAGCAACATCTTCGCTTCGCCGGACACCATGCCGGGCTGGCTGCAATGGTGGGTCGGTGTCAACCCGGTCAGCCACTTCGTGGACGCGACAAGGGCGTTGACGCTCGGCGGGGATGCCTCGGGGCCCGTGATGATGAGTCTCATCTGGATGGCGGTACTGTTCGCCGTACTCTTCCCCCTGGCCGTACGCACGTACGCCCGTCGGACAAGATGA
- a CDS encoding ArsR/SmtB family transcription factor: MLTVHFTHEDIARTHMVPMARLGAEALFALGHLEHLAQQSRGVGRWVSNARAWVAAQPARHLGLQRALQLRDELLPFLLSRPAPDRDAAVPEDIRRALGALAEFQKACVAPYRTSIREMLDETRHCYSDMVARLGLAATLERLQFNAKWEAGTLTVDDGTDRAVRLDGQGLKLVPSAFLSGTPRLYRWQERTADRVLADRPSVRPVHIMVFPVCPHGLASTALVKDTQRPAKPLPQLLGRTRAAVLERLTRPQSTSELSAALSISATTASEHTSVLRSSGLVSTTRNGGSVRHEVTPLGALMLNSPPEPARAWCRDCAERRAVGSEAKELVA; encoded by the coding sequence GTGCTGACCGTGCACTTCACTCACGAGGACATCGCCAGAACCCATATGGTGCCCATGGCCCGCCTCGGGGCAGAGGCACTGTTCGCACTCGGTCACCTGGAGCACTTAGCGCAGCAGAGCAGGGGCGTGGGCCGGTGGGTCTCGAACGCGCGAGCCTGGGTGGCGGCGCAGCCGGCCCGCCACCTCGGCCTCCAGCGGGCGCTGCAACTCCGGGATGAGCTGCTGCCGTTCCTGTTGTCACGGCCGGCCCCGGACCGGGACGCGGCGGTTCCGGAGGACATACGGCGGGCGCTGGGCGCTCTGGCCGAGTTCCAGAAGGCGTGCGTCGCGCCGTACCGGACGAGCATCCGGGAGATGCTGGACGAGACCCGTCACTGCTATTCGGACATGGTCGCCCGGCTCGGCCTGGCGGCGACGCTCGAACGGCTCCAGTTCAACGCCAAGTGGGAGGCGGGCACGCTGACCGTCGACGACGGCACCGACCGCGCGGTCCGCCTCGACGGCCAGGGCCTGAAGCTGGTGCCGTCGGCGTTCCTCAGCGGCACCCCGAGGCTGTACAGGTGGCAGGAGCGGACCGCCGACCGGGTCCTGGCGGACCGTCCGTCCGTGCGGCCCGTGCACATCATGGTGTTCCCGGTGTGCCCGCACGGCCTGGCCTCCACGGCGCTGGTCAAGGACACCCAGCGGCCCGCGAAACCGCTGCCCCAGCTGCTCGGGCGGACCCGGGCCGCGGTGCTGGAGCGGCTGACCCGTCCGCAGTCGACGAGCGAGCTGAGTGCCGCCCTGAGCATCTCGGCGACCACGGCGAGCGAGCACACCTCGGTGCTGCGCAGCTCCGGGCTGGTCTCCACGACGAGGAACGGCGGCAGTGTGCGCCACGAGGTGACCCCACTCGGCGCGCTGATGCTGAACTCGCCGCCCGAGCCCGCCCGTGCGTGGTGCCGTGACTGTGCGGAGCGGCGTGCGGTGGGAAGCGAGGCGAAGGAGTTGGTCGCATGA